The Sulfurimonas lithotrophica genome includes a region encoding these proteins:
- the folP gene encoding dihydropteroate synthase gives MHLEKLNTNTNIVKVLKDLDVDAGGINILSAKSQMHLILVKDLHVGAANILKQDALSVGADLAVPRGTVLAKTPRVDCLLIATKSQMQKLSKKELAQPFGLKELAKKLSEIINVKKSKDVEIMGVINANDDSFFSGSRFSEVDAVTKIERMIEDGAKIIDIGGVSSAPNSQIVGVEEELKRVEGIYKLIYEHKLYEKVKFSADTYEPEVAKRAVESGFNIINDITGLQNDELCKIIASYDAQAVLMHMQGNPQTMQQNPKYESVLDDVYKFFKVRIQKAESFGVKDIILDVGIGFGKTLEHNISLIKNLEHFLTLEKPLLVGASRKSMINKIYPCEVDERLAGSLEIHMEAVRNGASVIRVHDVKEHAQALAVHTALNF, from the coding sequence ATGCATCTTGAAAAATTAAACACAAACACAAATATAGTTAAAGTTCTAAAAGATTTAGATGTAGATGCAGGAGGTATAAATATACTTTCTGCAAAATCACAGATGCATCTGATACTTGTAAAAGATTTACACGTTGGAGCTGCAAATATTTTAAAACAAGATGCACTAAGCGTAGGTGCTGATTTGGCAGTACCGCGTGGCACGGTTTTGGCAAAAACACCGAGGGTTGATTGTTTACTTATAGCTACGAAAAGCCAGATGCAAAAGTTAAGTAAAAAAGAGTTGGCACAACCTTTTGGCTTAAAAGAGTTGGCAAAAAAACTATCTGAAATTATAAATGTCAAAAAATCTAAAGATGTTGAAATAATGGGTGTTATAAATGCCAACGATGACAGTTTTTTTAGCGGTAGTAGATTTAGTGAAGTAGATGCTGTTACTAAAATTGAGCGGATGATTGAAGATGGTGCTAAAATCATAGATATAGGTGGCGTAAGCTCAGCTCCAAACTCGCAAATAGTTGGTGTGGAGGAAGAGTTAAAACGGGTTGAGGGTATTTACAAGCTTATATATGAACACAAGCTTTATGAAAAGGTCAAGTTCAGTGCCGACACTTATGAACCTGAGGTTGCCAAGAGGGCAGTAGAGAGCGGTTTTAATATTATAAATGATATTACGGGTTTACAAAATGATGAGTTATGCAAAATTATAGCTTCTTATGATGCACAAGCTGTCCTTATGCATATGCAGGGTAACCCTCAGACTATGCAACAAAACCCAAAGTACGAAAGTGTTTTAGACGATGTTTATAAATTTTTTAAAGTGAGGATTCAAAAAGCCGAAAGTTTTGGTGTTAAAGATATTATCTTAGATGTGGGAATTGGTTTTGGTAAAACTTTGGAGCATAATATATCTCTAATCAAAAATTTAGAACATTTTTTGACTTTAGAAAAACCTCTTTTAGTCGGAGCATCCAGAAAATCTATGATAAATAAAATATACCCGTGTGAAGTAGATGAGCGTTTAGCGGGAAGTTTGGAAATTCATATGGAGGCAGTTAGAAACGGAGCATCCGTTATACGTGTACATGATGTAAAAGAGCATGCACAGGCTTTAGCCGTGCATACCGCTTTAAACTTTTAA
- the dnaK gene encoding molecular chaperone DnaK — MSKVIGIDLGTTNSCVAVYEGGEAKIIPNAEGKNTTPSVVAFTDKGETLVGDPAKRQAITNPEKTITSIKRIMGLMMNEENAKEAHDKVTYNIVDKDGMAAVDVAGTVYTPQEISAKILAKLKEDAESYVGSAVTDAVITVPAYFNDAQRKATKDAGTIAGLNVLRIINEPTASALAYGLDSKSEENVLVYDLGGGTFDVTTLEISDGTFEVLSTDGNAFLGGDDFDNKIVDFLNAEFKNSHGIELKNDKMALQRLKDAAENAKKELSSSTETEINLPFITMTDAGPQHLVVKLTRAKFEGMISSLIDETIEHIKIAMKEADLSNDEIKEIIMVGGSTRVPAAQEAVSKYFGGKALNKGVNPDEVVAAGAAIQGGVLRGDVKDVLLLDVTPLSLGIETLGGVATKIIEKGTTIPVKKSQVFSTAEDNQPAVSISVVQGEREFAKDNKSLGLFELGDIPAAPRGVPQIEVTFDIDANGILTVSSTDKGTGKSQSITISGSSGLSEEEINKMVQDAEENKAADGERKALVDLKNQADALIAQVEKTMTDMGDKVEAEEKAKIETAITELKDVLKDDSATKEQIEEKVKALTEASHKVTEEMYKQQAGGDQAQGQADQAKKKDDDDVIDAEIE, encoded by the coding sequence ATGAGTAAAGTAATAGGTATAGATTTAGGAACAACAAACTCTTGTGTTGCAGTTTATGAAGGTGGTGAAGCAAAAATCATCCCAAACGCAGAAGGTAAAAACACAACTCCGTCAGTTGTTGCATTTACTGATAAAGGTGAAACTCTAGTTGGTGATCCTGCAAAACGTCAAGCTATCACAAACCCTGAGAAGACTATCACTTCTATTAAAAGAATTATGGGTCTTATGATGAATGAGGAAAATGCAAAAGAGGCACATGACAAAGTAACATACAATATCGTTGACAAAGACGGTATGGCAGCTGTTGATGTAGCTGGTACTGTATATACTCCGCAAGAGATTTCAGCGAAAATCTTAGCAAAATTAAAAGAAGATGCTGAGAGTTATGTCGGTTCTGCAGTAACTGATGCGGTTATTACTGTTCCTGCATATTTTAATGATGCACAACGTAAAGCTACTAAAGATGCAGGTACTATTGCAGGTCTTAACGTACTTCGTATTATCAATGAGCCTACTGCATCTGCACTAGCATACGGTTTAGATAGTAAAAGTGAAGAAAACGTACTTGTATATGACCTTGGTGGTGGTACGTTTGACGTTACTACTTTAGAGATATCTGACGGTACTTTTGAAGTTCTTTCAACTGACGGTAATGCATTCTTAGGTGGTGACGACTTCGACAATAAAATCGTTGACTTCTTAAATGCTGAGTTTAAAAACTCTCACGGTATTGAGCTTAAAAACGATAAAATGGCTCTTCAACGTCTTAAAGATGCAGCTGAAAATGCTAAAAAAGAGTTAAGTTCTTCTACTGAAACAGAGATTAACTTACCATTTATCACTATGACTGATGCAGGTCCACAACACTTAGTTGTAAAACTGACTCGTGCTAAATTTGAAGGTATGATCTCTTCATTAATCGATGAAACAATTGAGCATATCAAAATAGCGATGAAAGAAGCAGACCTAAGCAATGATGAAATCAAAGAGATCATCATGGTTGGTGGTTCAACTCGTGTACCTGCTGCTCAAGAAGCAGTTTCTAAATACTTCGGTGGAAAAGCACTTAACAAAGGTGTAAACCCTGATGAAGTTGTTGCTGCAGGTGCTGCAATTCAAGGTGGTGTTTTAAGAGGTGACGTTAAAGACGTTCTTTTACTAGACGTTACTCCATTATCACTAGGTATTGAGACTTTAGGCGGTGTAGCTACTAAAATCATTGAAAAAGGTACTACTATCCCTGTTAAAAAATCTCAAGTATTCTCAACTGCAGAAGACAACCAACCGGCTGTTTCAATCTCAGTTGTTCAAGGTGAGCGTGAGTTTGCAAAAGACAACAAATCACTTGGTCTATTTGAACTTGGTGATATTCCGGCAGCTCCACGTGGTGTACCACAAATTGAAGTAACTTTCGATATCGATGCAAATGGTATTTTAACAGTTTCTTCTACTGATAAAGGTACTGGAAAATCTCAGTCAATCACAATCTCCGGAAGCTCAGGACTAAGTGAAGAAGAGATTAACAAAATGGTTCAAGATGCAGAAGAAAACAAAGCTGCTGATGGTGAAAGAAAAGCACTAGTTGATCTTAAAAACCAAGCAGATGCACTTATTGCTCAGGTTGAAAAAACTATGACAGATATGGGTGATAAAGTTGAAGCTGAGGAAAAAGCTAAAATTGAGACTGCTATCACTGAACTTAAAGATGTACTAAAAGATGATTCTGCTACTAAAGAGCAAATAGAAGAGAAAGTTAAAGCTCTTACTGAAGCTAGCCACAAAGTAACTGAAGAGATGTACAAACAACAAGCTGGCGGTGACCAAGCGCAAGGTCAAGCTGACCAAGCTAAGAAAAAAGATGACGATGACGTTATCGATGCTGAGATAGAGTAG
- a CDS encoding cytochrome-c peroxidase has translation MKTLALTLVSASLLMGSGLATQAIDAGLKPIPNDKKELNKLIDNPNNPITAMKVELGKKLYFDPRLSKSNLISCNTCHNLATGGTDGVSAAVGHKWTANPHHLNSPTVYNSVFFSAQFWDGRDPSLEKQAQGPIQAHPEMAATKDHVVNTVTSMPQYVGEFKAAYGKDVKITFEKITDTIATFERTLVTPSRFDDFLNGDEKALSSAEKAGLKTFIDKGCATCHNGVGLGQDMNVFEVTAKYKHRDIGDFRGNKNGHVKVPTLRNIVETAPYFHNGAIWGVKEAVIEMGRIQLGQDISDKEAESIATFLNSLTGKKPDIAYPQLPARTASTPKPDMQ, from the coding sequence ATGAAAACATTGGCTTTAACATTGGTTAGTGCATCTCTTTTGATGGGTTCTGGTTTAGCGACACAAGCTATAGATGCAGGTTTAAAACCTATTCCAAACGATAAAAAAGAGTTAAATAAGTTGATTGATAATCCAAACAATCCAATTACAGCCATGAAAGTTGAACTTGGTAAAAAACTGTATTTTGATCCACGTCTTTCTAAGAGTAATCTTATCAGCTGTAATACTTGTCATAACCTTGCAACAGGAGGAACTGACGGTGTAAGCGCCGCAGTAGGACATAAATGGACTGCAAATCCGCATCATCTAAACTCTCCAACTGTTTATAACTCGGTATTTTTCTCTGCTCAATTTTGGGACGGTCGCGACCCTAGTTTAGAAAAACAAGCACAAGGTCCTATACAAGCTCACCCTGAGATGGCAGCTACTAAAGATCATGTTGTAAATACCGTAACTTCTATGCCTCAATATGTAGGAGAATTTAAAGCTGCTTACGGTAAAGACGTAAAAATCACATTTGAGAAAATTACGGATACTATCGCTACATTTGAGCGTACGCTTGTAACTCCGTCAAGATTTGACGATTTTTTAAACGGTGATGAAAAAGCTCTAAGCTCAGCTGAAAAAGCGGGTCTTAAAACTTTTATAGACAAAGGTTGTGCTACTTGTCATAACGGCGTTGGACTTGGTCAGGATATGAATGTATTTGAGGTTACTGCAAAATATAAACACCGTGATATCGGTGATTTTAGAGGTAACAAAAACGGTCACGTAAAAGTTCCTACTTTAAGAAACATCGTAGAGACTGCTCCATATTTTCACAACGGTGCTATCTGGGGTGTAAAAGAAGCAGTTATAGAGATGGGAAGAATCCAACTTGGTCAAGATATCAGTGATAAAGAGGCTGAATCAATAGCAACATTTTTAAATTCTTTAACAGGGAAAAAACCTGATATTGCCTACCCTCAACTTCCAGCACGTACAGCAAGTACGCCTAAACCGGATATGCAATAA
- a CDS encoding DNA polymerase III subunit delta' has protein sequence MSPTKGHILISTDIQKEFDKFQVKLQPNRVIGFVEDVFKLEHAKAVVAEAYISESQTKYLILGSKSFGIEAQNSLLKVLEEPPRNIEFIIISPTKSNLLPTVRSRLPIIKGDISHESVEFDINLSKIEYGDIFAFLKSNARISKPDAKELVEAIYHRATVVDMLILNESQLNNFDKAYRLLELNSRPQSVLAFILMGFIHAS, from the coding sequence AAGAGTTTGACAAATTTCAGGTTAAACTTCAGCCAAATAGAGTTATCGGTTTTGTTGAAGATGTTTTTAAATTAGAACACGCAAAAGCCGTAGTAGCCGAAGCTTATATAAGTGAAAGCCAAACAAAGTACCTGATTCTTGGTTCAAAAAGTTTTGGAATAGAAGCTCAAAATTCACTTTTAAAAGTTTTAGAAGAACCTCCTAGAAATATTGAGTTTATTATTATCTCTCCGACAAAATCAAATCTGTTACCTACGGTTCGTTCGCGTCTTCCGATAATTAAAGGCGATATATCCCATGAATCGGTAGAATTTGATATAAATCTCTCAAAAATAGAATACGGTGATATATTTGCTTTTTTAAAATCAAATGCCAGAATTTCAAAACCGGATGCAAAAGAGTTGGTAGAGGCTATATATCATAGAGCTACGGTAGTAGATATGCTTATACTAAATGAATCACAGCTAAATAATTTTGACAAGGCATACAGGTTATTAGAATTAAATTCTCGTCCTCAAAGTGTTTTAGCATTTATATTAATGGGGTTTATACATGCATCTTGA